TAAACTGTACACGGAATCCTCTGTTTACCTGAACCTGTCCATTGTCATCTACCCACGGAACGCGGAACATGATCTGACGATCCGGCTCTGTAATTCTCTCTAAGATTGCATTCTTTCTGTATAACTCTTCGTTTGCATCAATAACAGGTCTTAAGGAATCAAGAACCTCTGTTACTGCCTGTAAAAATTCAGGCTGATCTGCATTTTTTTTCTTTACTACTTCGAGTACTTCATCAACGTATCCCATTTTACAATCTCTCCTTACTTATAGTATATACTCCATACAATGCCATTTACACTGCATGATCCTAACGGTTCTCCCGCTGGTTTCGTTTTGACACACTTATTTTATTATAAAATGAATCCATGTGCAATATTTTTTTCTTTATTTCACTAAATTATTAAAGTTTCACAGTGTAACAAGCCATTTTTTGCAGGATTTCAGGTTCAATTATTCATTTTCCACAAAAAATTTTATATCATCTAAGTATCGTTTTCTTGTCTATTTTTTTGTTATTACGGTTTTTACGTCACTGTAAGCGCCTTTTATATTCTTTCCACCGGATTTTTTATAGGAACAGATTCTGACATAATATTTTTTACCGGCTTTCAGCTTTCCAATCTTCTTCGATGTCGTCCTGTTACTTGAAACTGTTGTGCTTTTCACATTCTTCTCAAAACGTTTATCGGTAGAATATTGTATGATATAGCCGGTCGCCTTCTTATCCTGTTTCCACTTTAACGCAAAACTGCCCTTTGCAGTCGATTTCAGCGAACCCGTTTTTGCTTTTACCGGCTTTACCGTCAGCGCGATCGTCTTTTCAGCCGCCTTATAATTACCACTTGCAGCTACACGGATCTTAATTTTTGTTTCTCCGTAATTTTTAAGTGTAACTACCCCGTTTTTACTTACGGTGGCGATTTTTTCGTCCGCAACCTTATACGTCATCTTCCCTTTTCCATTCGTTTTCGCATTGATGGAAAATGTTGTGGTGCTGAAGGTTTTTGTGATGTTTTTCGCCGTGATCTTCGATTCTTTCTGCTTTTCATCTGACTCTGCCGCACTGTTTATGGAAAAGAATTTCACTGTATAAGATACTTTCTGGTCAAGTCCTGTAATTTTTACTTCAAATGTATCTCCCGGCTGATAACTCAGATTTTCCGGACGGAAAATAATGCATCCTTTCTGTCCATAATTACTGTTTTCCACGTTAAAATAGCCATCGGCTTTCTTTTCTGAAAAAGCCCATTTTTTCTGATCCGACTGCCTTATGAGAGTCACTTTTACAGCAGATTTGTCCACATCTTTCCCCATGCTGATGCTCCATGGATAACTGCTGCCAAAAAACTCTACCGGCATATTCTGGGCTGGCCATGCCACACCATAATAATCCGTCGGTTCATACCAGTTATCAAATACATACATCGCCGCATAAGTTCCATGTGATCCATATACCCAGCCAAATCCTGTTTTTTCCATCGGCGGATTTAAAATCCATCTTCTGTGTCCGACGCGGTCTATATTGTAGGCGTCACCATCATTCATCCATGATTTTGCCAGATGATACCCGAGTCCGCATTTCCAGCTTGCATAGGAAAGATTGCCACTGGATGCACCGGATGCCCCCAGTTTATAAAGGCTGTCGTCCATTCCTGCCGGTTTTGATGGAAAATGTGATAAGGTTCCATTTGCTGAGTTAACCAAAGCTGCCGCCTGTTCCATTTTGGTATAAGAAGAATCAAGCCCCACTGCGTCAATTCCTGCAATATAACGGATCGCATTCATGGTATTTAATGCTGATTTCTGACTGCTCTCACTGATCGTACCCGCCTGATACGGCTTTACATCCGATGCCTTCTTACTGTAGGTCGTCTCTGCGTCAATATTTACCTTTTTACTTTTCAGGTAATCCTTAATTTCCTTCTGGCTGTGATAATTGACATTGATCCCCGTACTGGTGGCTGCATAACAGTTGACGGAACCAATGCAGAATATAACGACTGCCAGCATCACTGCATTCTTTAATAATAATTTTTTCACCCGAATTCCCCCCTTGTGATATTTTTTATTACTATAACACAGTCCGTTTTGATGAACAATCATCTGGCATTAAAAAATGCAGGCGCCCCATCTGCACCTGCATTTTAAACTTTTATTTTTATAAAAACCGATAAATAATAATTGCGATTAATACACCAATAATGCTTGCGATCGTAATCTTGATACTGAGTCCGAATGTAATGACCAGGATTCCAAGATCCAGCACGATCGGATTTGCAAATCCAAATGTCTGTCCATAATTAAGCCAGCTTAAAAACGGCACTCCCGCTGCAAGGCTCCCGATAAAACCTCCAAGTACGATCCCTGCCAGCAAAAGTAAAAACAATGCCCAGTTATTTTTTCCCGCAATTCCTCTGCTCATACCGTTCCTCCGTTTTCCTTCGTAATATGCCCTCTATTTTATCACGGAAGCCGGCTGCAAACAACTAATAATCATATACCTGTCCAAGCTCTGTAATATAAATCTCCGGATCTGACTGCGCACCTGGCGCTGCTTTCATGCCAGCTTTTCCGGATTTACGCGTAAGAATAATTAAGTAACGATATACCTCTCCCTTTGAATTTTCCACATCAATTTTCACAGACGTGTACTCCTTCTGGATCTTTACAGAATCTCCATTTTTCATTTTTTTATCCTTGGTCATCGTATACCTTAAAGTTTTGGAATCCCGATAATGATCATTACTGAACATTTTTCCCATTTAATTTGACATAAGAAAACGGATCTGCTTTTTTTACTGTTATATTTTTGGATAATGTATAAGTTTTTCCACCCTGCTTTACTTTACAGCTTATCTTGCATTTTCCGGCTTTTAATGGTCTGCAGTCAATTCCCTGATTAACATTATGCATACCGGCATACTCAAGCACCGACGGATTTGAAAATTTAATATTTGTCACCTTTGCTTTTGATGAAACATTAACAAATTTGATCGAATCCACATAGCTATCCTCGTCCCCTACAAAAACAATCTGCTTTGTCTTGTCAAATGCAGGCACTTTTTTTGATGCTGCCATTGCATGCTCCTGTGGTACCACCAAAAGTAATGCACACAACAATGCAAATACTAAAATTCCTGTCAGCCAGCTCTTTTTTTTCTCTTATCATAACTTTCCTCCCATGATGATATTTATTTGATAACAGCCTGCTCGCTTTGCAGGCAATTACAAAACCTGTTCTGCCATCTCTTTTAAGATCTGCGCTGATTTCTGAAGCTGTTTCTGCTCATCCTCATCTAAAGAAATCGGAACCTGTCTCTCAATTCCGTTTTTTCCAACGATCGCCGGCATACTTAAGACAACATCCTCCACACCATACATTCCATGGATCATACCGGAAACCGGAAGGATCGATTTTTCATCACGAACGATTGCCTCGCAGATTCGTTTTACAGACATTGCGATTCCATAATAAGTTGCATTTTTCTTTGCAATGATCTCATAGGCGCTGTTGCGCACATTTGCCGCAATGCGTTCCATAGAATCGTCATGATTGAAATGGCCTCGCATCTCGCAGAACGTATTTAACGGGATTCCTGATACATTCGCACTGCTCCATGCAGCAATCTCACTGTCCCCATGCTCCCCGATGATAAAGGCATGCACGCTCCGGCTGTCCACACCAAGATGTTCTCCCAGCTCATACTTCAACCTTGCCGTATCTAAAACCGTACCGGAACCGATCACGCGGTTTTCCGGCATCCCGCTCAATTTATGAGCCGTATATGTAAGGATATCTACCGGGTTTGACACGATAAGCAGGATTCCCTGATAATTTCTCTTTGCGATCTCCGGAATAATACTCTTAAAAATGCCGACATTTTTCTGTACCAGATCCAGTCTTGTCTCTCCCGGTTTCTGATTTGCACCGGCCGTCACAACGATGATCGCTGCATCCATGATATCATCATAGCCGCCCGCATAAATTTTCATTGGTCTTGCAAATGGGATTCCATGGGAAATATCCATCGCTTCCCCTTCCGCTTTCTCTGTATTCGCATCGATCAAAACCATCTCGGAAAAAAGTCCGCTCTGCATCAGTCCAAACGCAGAGGTCGCACCTACAAATCCACATCCGATCACTGCCACTTTTCTGTTGTTTAATTCTAACTGTTTCATGAAAACCTCCATTCTTGCGCTGCTTTTGCGCATCTTAAGTTTGTGCGCAAGCACAAACCCTGCGTGTGAAAAATCTTATTTTTCACACTGATGTCCTTGTCTCTGGTATCATATTAATTTATTTCGGTCAGATTGTATGTTGTAATTACAACATTTATTTGAGAAAATATATCATGACTGTGTTATCAGAAAATTGAAAAGCACTATCTGCCCTGGCATTCTTCTATAAAGAAAAAGGATGCCTCCCGTTTCCGAAAAACATCCATAAATATCTATATAATATCCATAACTTTGTCCAAACCCTCTACGATTCTTCATTCTCCCCGTATACCTGCTGGAAAAAATCCACCAGTTTTGCCAGTGAATAGATCAGTACCGTTGTCTCCTGTGCGTTAAGTTCTTCCTTAATGTGGTCGATCATACGGTGATGAAACTCTTCATGATGCAGATAAGCTGCCTTTCCTTTTTCGGTCAGGCATACCCAGACAACACGCTTATCCTGCTTGCTGCGCTCCCTGACAACATATCCCTTATCGGTCAGACCGTCCATCGCCTTTGTCAGCGTTCCGGTCGTAACGTTCATCAGCTTTGCCACCGTGCTCATGCTCTTTGGCTCTGACATTCCAATCGCTTCTATTACATGAAAATCATTATAGGTAAGATCCTTAAATTCATCCGTGAGCAGCGATTTTCCTTCGATCTCCATAATGTCTTTAAATAATTTTACCAATAATTCATTTAATGTTTCATCTGCCGTCATTCAAATATACTCCTATTCATGGCAGTACAGATTGCCTTTCACATATATGTAAACTGCAGCCAGTCTGTTTGCTGCTGCCTTTACCATACCAAAACCGTCGCGCCCCATGTCAGCCCGGCTCCAAATCCTGCCAAAACTATTTTTTTACCTTCACATATCATACCACGTTTATTGATATTATCAAGCAAAATCGGCACGCTCGCCGCGGAAATATTGCCGCACTCTTCCAGATTGGTAGGAAACTTTTCCATCGGCTGATGCAGTCTTTTTGCAACAGACTCAATAATGCGCAGATTTGCCTGATGAAGTACGAACAGATCAATATCCTCCACTTCAAGTCCCGCTTTTTTCACTGCCTCTTCTATCACCTTTGGCACCGTTTTGACTGCAAATTTATATACTTCCTGACCATTCATCGACACATAGGAAAGTTTCGTATCGTTGACCGCAAACGGATTATTGACCGGACGGTTATCACAGCGGAGAACTTCCCCCCGCGCGCCGTCGGAACCCTGTACCATGCTTAGAATGCCGCTTTTGTTTGCTGCACCCGGCTGCTTTGCTTTACAATTTGTTTCGGAATCCACCTCAACGACCGCCGCCCCTGCACCGTCCCCAAACAATACACAGGTGCTTCTGTCATTCCAGTCCATGATCTTTGAAAGAGTCTCTGCACCAATGACAAGAGCCTTTTTATAAACACCATTTTCCAGATACATCTGCACCGTATTTAACGCAAATAAAAATCCGGAGCACGCTGCATTTAAATCAAAAGCCACTGCGTTTTTTGCCCCCAGAGCACTCTGCACCTCGCAGGAAAGATTGGGAAGAAATTTATCTGCAGTAACCGTCGCTGCAATGATAAGATCAAGTTCTTCTGCGGTTACTCCTGCATCCCTTAAAGCATCGTTTGCTGCTACAACGGCAAGTCCTGTTGTCGTTTCTTCTACCGCAAGGTGCCTTGCACCGATTCCCGTGCGGCTTTTGATCCACTCGTCCGAGGTATCCATCAATTTACTTAAGTCATCATTTGTTACCCGAAGTTTCGGGACTGCACTTCCTGTTCCCTTGATTTTGATTCTCATACTTTTTCCTCATTACCAGAGTTTATTTTTTCATCTGCCCTCTGCGAAATATCCCGGCAATTTTTTACCGGAATCTATAAAATACAGGCTCACATAATCTGCTTCTTAGAACGCACGAAATCTATCATAACGCTCTTTTGCAAGCTGTTCTCCCGTTTTTCCATTCTGCCGCTCTAAAAATTCTTTCATATGGCCTTTCATATATCTTGAGATCGACTCACATGCTTTTTCGTCTGCCGTGCCATACTCCGGAATTACCTGCTCCACAATATTTAATGCATACAGATCATGCGCAGTGATCTTCATGACCTCACTTGCTTCCTTCGCACGTTTTCCATCTTTCCAGAGGATCGATGCAAAGCCCTCCGGTGAAAGAACTGAATATGTAGCATTTTCGAGCATCCATACTTCATTGCCGACCGACAACGCGAGTGCACCGCCACTTCCGCCTTCTCCGATCATCAGGCATAAAATTGGAACCTTGATGGCTGACATCTCGTAGAGATTTCTTGCGATTGCCTCCCCCTGTCCGCGTTCTTCCGCCTCTTTTCCGCAGAATGCACCGGATGTATTCACAAACGTGATGATCGGACGATTGAATTTTTCTGCCTGTTTCATCAGACGCAGTGCTTTTCTGTAACCTTCCGGTGAAGGCATTCCGTAATTATGGCGCATGCAGTCTTTTAAATCTTTTCCTTTATGAATCCCTATCACAGTAACCGGCTGGCCATCGAGATAAGCAACACCACCCACGATCGCAGGATCATCCGCAAACTGTCTGTCCCCATGAAATTCCATAAAGTCATCAAAAATATTTTCCATATAATCCACGGAAGCAAGTCTGTCTGCACGTCTTGCCGCACGCACCTTTTCCCATGCAGAAAGCGGCTGTGCCTTTGTGGCACGCTCTTTCATCACCTCTGTCGGCTCATAGCAGTCATCGCTGCGCAATGGATCAAAGTTTGCATAACCTTCCGTTTTCTGATGCATTTTTAAGATACGGTAAAGTGTCATTTTTAAATCTTTACGTTCCACGATCGCATCCACAAAACCATGCTCTAACTGAAACTGTGCTCTCTGGAATCCTTCCGGCAGTTTTTCCCCGATCGTCTGCTCGATAACACGCGGCCCGGCAAACCCGATCAACGCCCCCGGCTCTGCGAGGATGATATCACCTAGCATTGCAAAACTTGCCGTCACACCTCCGGTTGTAGGATCGGTTAACACCGGCACATATAAAAGTCCTGCCTCGGAATGTTTTTTTAATGCAGCCGCCGTCTTTGCCATCTGCATCAGGGAAACGATTCCCTCCTGCATTCTTGCACCACCTGAACAGCAGAATAAAATGACCGGAAGGGAAAGTTCTGTTGCACGCTCCACCGCAAGTGCGATCTTTTCTCCCACAACGTGTCCCATACTGCTCATCATAAACCTTGCATCACACACACCGATCACTGTCTCCATGCCATAGATCTTACATCTTCCAACGGTGACAGCCTCATGCAG
The Roseburia rectibacter DNA segment above includes these coding regions:
- a CDS encoding fibronectin type III domain-containing protein, producing the protein MKKLLLKNAVMLAVVIFCIGSVNCYAATSTGINVNYHSQKEIKDYLKSKKVNIDAETTYSKKASDVKPYQAGTISESSQKSALNTMNAIRYIAGIDAVGLDSSYTKMEQAAALVNSANGTLSHFPSKPAGMDDSLYKLGASGASSGNLSYASWKCGLGYHLAKSWMNDGDAYNIDRVGHRRWILNPPMEKTGFGWVYGSHGTYAAMYVFDNWYEPTDYYGVAWPAQNMPVEFFGSSYPWSISMGKDVDKSAVKVTLIRQSDQKKWAFSEKKADGYFNVENSNYGQKGCIIFRPENLSYQPGDTFEVKITGLDQKVSYTVKFFSINSAAESDEKQKESKITAKNITKTFSTTTFSINAKTNGKGKMTYKVADEKIATVSKNGVVTLKNYGETKIKIRVAASGNYKAAEKTIALTVKPVKAKTGSLKSTAKGSFALKWKQDKKATGYIIQYSTDKRFEKNVKSTTVSSNRTTSKKIGKLKAGKKYYVRICSYKKSGGKNIKGAYSDVKTVITKK
- a CDS encoding DUF4321 domain-containing protein gives rise to the protein MSRGIAGKNNWALFLLLLAGIVLGGFIGSLAAGVPFLSWLNYGQTFGFANPIVLDLGILVITFGLSIKITIASIIGVLIAIIIYRFL
- a CDS encoding L-lactate dehydrogenase; the protein is MKQLELNNRKVAVIGCGFVGATSAFGLMQSGLFSEMVLIDANTEKAEGEAMDISHGIPFARPMKIYAGGYDDIMDAAIIVVTAGANQKPGETRLDLVQKNVGIFKSIIPEIAKRNYQGILLIVSNPVDILTYTAHKLSGMPENRVIGSGTVLDTARLKYELGEHLGVDSRSVHAFIIGEHGDSEIAAWSSANVSGIPLNTFCEMRGHFNHDDSMERIAANVRNSAYEIIAKKNATYYGIAMSVKRICEAIVRDEKSILPVSGMIHGMYGVEDVVLSMPAIVGKNGIERQVPISLDEDEQKQLQKSAQILKEMAEQVL
- a CDS encoding MarR family winged helix-turn-helix transcriptional regulator — encoded protein: MTADETLNELLVKLFKDIMEIEGKSLLTDEFKDLTYNDFHVIEAIGMSEPKSMSTVAKLMNVTTGTLTKAMDGLTDKGYVVRERSKQDKRVVWVCLTEKGKAAYLHHEEFHHRMIDHIKEELNAQETTVLIYSLAKLVDFFQQVYGENEES
- a CDS encoding beta-ketoacyl-ACP synthase III is translated as MRIKIKGTGSAVPKLRVTNDDLSKLMDTSDEWIKSRTGIGARHLAVEETTTGLAVVAANDALRDAGVTAEELDLIIAATVTADKFLPNLSCEVQSALGAKNAVAFDLNAACSGFLFALNTVQMYLENGVYKKALVIGAETLSKIMDWNDRSTCVLFGDGAGAAVVEVDSETNCKAKQPGAANKSGILSMVQGSDGARGEVLRCDNRPVNNPFAVNDTKLSYVSMNGQEVYKFAVKTVPKVIEEAVKKAGLEVEDIDLFVLHQANLRIIESVAKRLHQPMEKFPTNLEECGNISAASVPILLDNINKRGMICEGKKIVLAGFGAGLTWGATVLVW
- a CDS encoding acetyl-CoA carboxylase carboxyltransferase subunit alpha, coding for MAAFFLKKKKEVTETVEEPQKTVEAAKKDVDEGVLEPPATIVCPACGREINKKTAEKNKYVCYECGNYFRVRTRNRIRMVADKDTFEPWFEELESKNPLDFPGYPEKIKAAQEKTGLHEAVTVGRCKIYGMETVIGVCDARFMMSSMGHVVGEKIALAVERATELSLPVILFCCSGGARMQEGIVSLMQMAKTAAALKKHSEAGLLYVPVLTDPTTGGVTASFAMLGDIILAEPGALIGFAGPRVIEQTIGEKLPEGFQRAQFQLEHGFVDAIVERKDLKMTLYRILKMHQKTEGYANFDPLRSDDCYEPTEVMKERATKAQPLSAWEKVRAARRADRLASVDYMENIFDDFMEFHGDRQFADDPAIVGGVAYLDGQPVTVIGIHKGKDLKDCMRHNYGMPSPEGYRKALRLMKQAEKFNRPIITFVNTSGAFCGKEAEERGQGEAIARNLYEMSAIKVPILCLMIGEGGSGGALALSVGNEVWMLENATYSVLSPEGFASILWKDGKRAKEASEVMKITAHDLYALNIVEQVIPEYGTADEKACESISRYMKGHMKEFLERQNGKTGEQLAKERYDRFRAF